Proteins encoded together in one Cicer arietinum cultivar CDC Frontier isolate Library 1 chromosome 4, Cicar.CDCFrontier_v2.0, whole genome shotgun sequence window:
- the LOC101510245 gene encoding uncharacterized protein: MAEDLVLDTAIRDWVLIPLSVVMVLIGVLRYFVSKLMRSSQTPDAKIVREGQVMLRARNLRAGANFIPSKAFRARKIYYCNEENGLLFVPKGQAQNPQAQMFSDPNMAMDMMKKNLSMIIPQTLTFAWVNFFFSGFVAAKIPFPLTQRFRSMLQNGIDLSTVDVSYVSSRSWYFLNLFGLRGLFSLILGEENAVDDTQRMMQMGGGFGFDPSKGLSVEKDNLDITQHDWALPNFEQRAEDVLKKVIS, encoded by the exons ATGGCGGAAGATCTTGTGCTGGATACTGCAATCAGAGATTGGGTGCTGATTCCTTTATCAGTGGTTATGGTTCTCATTGGCGTCCTCCGCTATTTTGTTTCAAAGCTTATGCGCTCTTCTCAAACTCCTGATGCCAAAATTGTCAGAGAAGG GCAAGTGATGCTTAGAGCTCGGAATTTACGTGCTGGGGCAAATTTTATCCCTTCAAAAGCTTTTCGTGCCCGCAAGATTTATTATTGCAATGAG GAAAATGGTCTGTTGTTTGTTCCAAAGGGCCAAGCCCAGAATCCACAAGCTCAGATGTTCTCTGATCCGAACATGGCCATGGACATGATGAAGAAAAACCTTTCAATGATCATACCTCAG ACTCTTACTTTTGCTTGGGTGAACTTTTTCTTTTCTGGGTTTGTAGCAG CCAAGATTCCCTTTCCATTGACACAGAGGTTTAGGTCGATGTTACAGAATGGAATAGACCTTAGCACAGTAGATGTTAGCTATGTCAGCAGTCGTTCTTG GTACTTCCTCAATCTCTTTGGCTTAAGAGGATTGTTTAGTCTCATCTTGGGGGAGGAAAATG CTGTAGATGATACACAAAGGATGATGCAAATGGGTGGTGGATTTGGATTTGATCCTTCAAAG GGTCTGAGTGTTGAGAAAGACAATCTTGACATAACGCAACATGACTGGGCCTTACCAAATTTTGAGCAACGGGCTGAAGATGTGTTGAAGAAAGTCATCAGCTGA
- the LOC101511217 gene encoding serine/threonine-protein phosphatase PP1-like: MEQAVLDDIINRLLEVRSRPGKQVQLSEAEIRQLCAVAREIFLQQPNLLELEAPIKICGDIHGQYSDLLRLFEYGGLPPEANYLFLGDYVDRGKQSLETICLLLAYKIKYPENFFLLRGNHECASINRIYGFYDECKRRFNVRLWKVFTDCFNCLPVAALIDEKILCMHGGLSPDLNNLDQIRNLQRPTDVPDTGLLCDLLWSDPSKDVQGWGMNDRGVSYTFGADKVSEFLQKHDLDLICRAHQVVEDGYEFFANRQLVTIFSAPNYCGEFDNAGAMMSVDETLMCSFQILKPADKKSKLNFGSTTTTKPGNSPAGVKSFLGTKV; this comes from the exons ATGGAGCAAGCGGTTTTGGACGACATAATCAATCGGCTCCTTGAAGTTCGCAGCCGTCCGGGGAAGCAGGTACAGTTGTCGGAGGCGGAGATCCGTCAGCTTTGTGCTGTTGCTAGAGAGATTTTCTTGCAGCAACCTAATTTATTGGAGCTTGAAGCTCCTATTAAGATTTGTG GTGACATACATGGTCAATATTCTGATCTTCTAAGGCTTTTTGAGTATGGTGGATTGCCTCCCGAGGCCAACTACTTGTTTTTGGGTGATTATGTGGATCGAGGGAagcaaagtttagaaacaataTGCCTTCTCCTagcatataaaataaaatatcctgagaatttttttcttttgagggGAAACCACGAATGTGCTTCTATTAACCGTATATATGGATTTTATGATGAGTGTAAAAGAAGGTTCAATGTAAGGTTATGGAAGGTGTTTACGGATTGCTTCAATTGCCTACCTGTGGCAGCTCTAATTGATGAAAAGATATTGTGCATGCATGGCGGACTTTCTCCTGACTTAAATAATTTGGATCAGATTAGAAACCTACAGCGGCCGACTGATGTGCCTGATACAGGTTTGCTTTGCGATCTCCTGTGGTCAGACCCTAGCAAAGATGTTCAAGGTTGGGGAATGAATGACAGGGGAGTGTCATATACATTTGGTGCTGATAAGGTCTCAGAGTTTCTACAGAAACATGATTTGGATCTTATTTGTCGGGCTCATCAG GTGGTGGAGGATGGATATGAATTCTTTGCAAACCGGCAGCTTGTAACAATATTTTCAGCCCCTAACTACTGTGGGGAATTTGACAATGCTGGTGCTATGATGAGTGTTGATGAGACACTAATGTGCTCTTTCCAAATATTAAAGCCAGCTGATAAGAAATCAAAGCTCAACTTTGGAAGTACAACCACTACTAAACCAGGAAACTCTCCAGCAGGTGTAAAG TCCTTCCTTGGAACAAAAGTATGA
- the LOC101509923 gene encoding rubisco accumulation factor 1.1, chloroplastic, with translation MLSLSPCITSVNTPNLKFPNNNGNFFLLPSPSSNHHRPLKPISAIINPSSSPRQKQQQRQQQQQQQQQPQRQLYQPFRPPPTSLPPKYGDLDIPARLEILANRLGVWHEYAPLITSLIREGFTPPTIEETTGITGVEQNRIIVATQVRDSLVHSNTDDQTLSFFDIGGAEILYEIRLLSTSQRASVARFIVENRFDGKGAQDIARSIKDFPKRRGEKGWESFDYTLPGDCLSYMYYRQSREHTNPSDQRTAALELALSVVQSEKAKKVILEELEGKVESVVEDVVIKVSVPVVRLKIGEVAESSSVIVLPVVKAEEGDKVILEAPSEMRNEGVFGVVVAEKGWERWVVLPSWDPIVNLGKGGVVVSFIDARVLPWKANKWYKEEPILVVADRSKREVENDDGFYLVKVDGDELGLKVQRGLALKEMGVGECLGNVVLVVRPPREDNDDQLSEEDWD, from the exons ATGCTCTCACTCTCACCATGCATCACTTCTGTAAACACACCCAATCTAAAGTTTCCCAATAACAACGGAAACTTCTTTCTCTTACCCTCTCCCTCCTCCAATCATCACCGTCCCCTTAAACCCATTTCAGCCATCATCAACCCTTCATCAAGTCCCAGACAGAAACAACAACAACgacagcagcaacaacaacaacaacaacaaccacagAGACAACTCTATCAACCCTTCAGACCACCCCCAACTTCTCTCCCTCCAAAATACGGTGACCTCGACATTCCAGCTCGTCTCGAAATCCTCGCTAACCGTCTCGGTGTCTGGCACGAATACGCCCCTCTCATTACTTCCCTCATCCGTGAAGGTTTTACCCCTCCTACCATCGAAGAAACCACCGGCATTACCGGCGTCGAACAGAATCGTATCATTGTTGCCACTCAGGTCCGTGATTCTCTCGTTCATTCTAATACCGATGACCAAACTCTCTCTTTCTTCGACATCGGCGGTGCTGAAATCTTGTACGAAATTCGTCTCCTCAGCACTTCCCAACGTGCCTCCGTCGCACGTTTCATTGTTGAGAATAG GTTTGATGGAAAAGGCGCTCAAGACATTGCACGCTCCATAAAGGATTTTCCCAAGAGACGTGGAGAAAAAGGTTGGGAGAGTTTTGATTATACTCTACCGGGAGATTGTCTCTCTTACATGTATTATAGACAGAGTAGGGAACACACAAATCCTTCGGATCAGAGAACTGCTGCGCTTGAACTAGCCCTGAGTGTTGTGCAATCTGAGAAGgctaaaaaagtgattttggaGGAACTGGAAGGGAAGGTAGAAAGCGTGGTTGAAGATGTTGTGATAAAGGTGAGTGTTCCGGTGGTGAGGTTGAAGATAGGTGAAGTGGCGGAGTCCAGTTCGGTGATTGTTTTGCCTGTGGTTAAAGCGGAGGAAGGCGATAAAGTGATTTTGGAAGCACCTTCTGAGATGAGAAATGAAGGGGTGTTTGGTGTGGTGGTGGCGGAGAAAGGGTGGGAAAGATGGGTGGTGTTGCCGAGTTGGGATCCTATCGTTAATTTGGGAAAAGGGGGTGTTGTTGTGTCGTTTATTGATGCTAGGGTTTTGCCTTGGAAGGCTAATAAGTGGTATAAAGAGGAGCCTATATTGGTGGTTGCTGATAGGAGTAAGAGGGAAGTGGAGAATGATGATGGGTTTTATTTGGTGAAAGTTGATGGTGATGAATTGGGTTTAAAGGTTCAAAGGGGTTTAGCTTTGAAAGAAATGGGTGTTGGTGAGTGTTTAGGGAATGTTGTTTTGGTTGTTAGGCCACCTAGAGAAGATAATGATGATCAGTTGAGTGAGGAAGATTGGGACTGA
- the LOC101510903 gene encoding uncharacterized protein, with protein sequence MRRNNSNYCNYRNPCITMHQPWASLLVYGIKRIEGRSWPAPITGRLWIHAAGKVPDESTIKAMEYFYKEIYALNGITDINFPHHYPVSRLLGCVEVVGCLTRDELSCWEMVPEGVRLEALTDYCWLCERPQKLLIPFEMRGYQGVYNLERKIYDAAVRGLSPVNCPLPVKFPLPDPSDPLSLKPGCVSAINRNFKANEVDKSSSIILAIAGARAAATQFSKKDYNTQSTNRNNKPDQIHANHDETQVGRPYHLQPHRTTMEKESIPCTEVNGKFDDGDLSSDHEVKGSSKMNEGSSSHHQLPRADRRQYFQSSKKGVLVYREKISGDKSEESSKHHQSSAAEADLRQHPQPYPRFLPRR encoded by the exons ATGAGAAGaaacaattcaaattattgCAATTATCGGAACCCATGTATAACTATGCATCAACCTTGGGCTTCTCTCCTCGTTTACGGAATCAAGCGTATCGAGGGAAGGTCATGGCCCGCTCCCATCACAG GTCGTCTTTGGATTCATGCTGCTGGTAAAGTCCCAGATGAGTCTACTATAAAAGCAATGGAATATTTCTACAAGGAAATTTATGCACTCAATGGCATTACTGATATCAATTTTCCTCATCACTACCCTGTTTCTAGGCTTTTAG GCTGCGTTGAAGTGGTTGGTTGCTTAACTCGTGATGAGTTATCGTGTTGGGAGATGGTTCCTGAAGGG GTAAGGCTGGAAGCACTAACTGATTATTGTTGGTTGTGTGAACGGCCACAG AAATTGTTGATTCCATTTGAGATGCGAGGTTACCAAGGCGTTTATAACTTGGAAAGAAAG ATTTATGATGCTGCAGTTAGAGGGCTGTCCCCAGTTAATTGCCCGTTGCCAGTGAAATTTCCGCTTCCAGATCCATCTGACCCGCTTTCCCTGAAGCCAGGTTGTGTCTCTGCAATTAATCGTAACTTCAAAGCAAATGAAGTGGACAAGTCGTCAAGTATAATTCTAGCCATAGCTGGGGCACGCGCGGCAGCTACTCAGTTCTCAAAGAAGGATTATAATACCCAAAGCACTAATCGAAACAACAAACCTGACCAAATTCATGCTAATCATGACGAGACACAAGTTGGTAGACCCTATCATTTACAACCACATCGCACGACTATGGAAAAGGAGAGCATACCATGCACTGAAGTAAATGGGAAATTTGATGATGGCGACCTCTCGTCAGATCATGAAGTAAAAGGCAGTAGTAAAATGAATGAGGGAAGTAGTTCGCACCATCAGTTACCTCGTGCTGACAGGAGACAATATTTTCAGTCCTCTAAAAAG GGGGTTCTGGTATATAGAGAGAAGATCAGTGGTGACAAGTCTGAGGAAAGCAGTAAGCACCATCAATCTTCTGCTGCAGAAGCAGATTTGAGACAGCATCCTCAGCCATATCCAAG ATTTTTGCCACGGCGATGA
- the LOC101510577 gene encoding pentatricopeptide repeat-containing protein At1g30610, chloroplastic produces MAFEITASSLLHYGANSFSSSYVIPISPRPFFHNASRNKFHLSHTPNHNFTPFIKVSINNNASNSNDLLPNELEFKPSFDHYLKAMESSKSVTGNNMTVKKVDEGNHRNVRNSKRLVGAKIFRKKDVAFDDEAIMSNKEGFCSGNGNVRGKVKKVIKKVEYGGIERNLDDGKGNVRQDRLNRRSRSLDSKSDDCSVINKSRGKIGYGGGVSNEIVRSNSNGRRGGSVVEREIVSSRGRTSGGSGGNFVGRKNVVMDRGPAKIYAEIEGLVNGNGRSNVKSNGRSKRFVNRGYDADNLEVARVAFKNLEDPNNVISKAHFSHKEMEERIQKLAKLLNGVDINLPEWMFSKMIRSAKLKFNDYSIRRLITILGNLGNWQRVIQVIEWLQKRERFQSHKPRHVYSAALDALGKLKRPVEALNVFHAMQQEMSTYPDLVAYHSIAVTLGQAGHMKQLFDVIDIMRSPPKKKFNKGIFENWDPRLEPDIIVYNAVLNACAKWKQWEGAFWVLQQLKKQGIQPSAATYGLVMEVMFSCGKYNLVHEFFRKLQKSSIPNPLTYRVLVNTFWKEGKMDEAASAVREMERRGIVGSASLYYDLARCLCAAGRSREALMQIDKICKVANKPLVVTYTGLMQACLDSGKIQDGAYIFEKMKDVCAPNLVTYNIMLKAYIEHGMFQEAKELFEQMLENTNHLSRKDDYKMRVIPDIYTFNTILDACAAEKRWDYFDYVYQRMLYQGYHFNPKRHLRLVLEASRAGKEELLEITWKHLAVTDRIPPVSVIKERFCTKLENDDYVAALKCITSHTPKDFEPFSKSSWLNLFKENSHRFRKDTVVRLMNAASNLISNNSVPNPALVCLVQSCNEFCFATDLSAADMDSVNNVFVLESK; encoded by the exons ATGGCTTTCGAAATCACTGCTTCTTCTTTATTACATTATGGCGCCAATTCATTCTCTTCTTCCTATGTCATTCCAATTTCACCCAGACCCTTTTTCCACAATGCTTCAAGGAACAAGTTTCACCTCTCTCATACTCCTAACCACAATTTCACCCCATTTATTAAGGTTTCCATCAACAACAATGCTTCTAATTCTAACGACCTTCTTCCCAACGAATTGGAATTTAAACCATCCTTTGATCATTATTTGAAGGCTATGGAATCTTCCAAATCTGTTACTGGTAACAACATGACAGTGAAAAAGGTAGATGAAGGAAATCATCGTAATGTTAGAAATTCTAAAAGGCTTGTTGGAGCAAAAATATTTAGGAAAAAGGATGTGGCTTTTGATGATGAAGCAATTATGTCTAATAAAGAAGGATTCTGTAGTGGTAATGGTAATGTTAGAGGGAAAGTGAAAAAAGTTATTAAGAAGGTAGAATATGGCGGTATAGAGAGGAACCTTGATGATGGTAAGGGAAATGTAAGGCAAGATAGGTTGAATCGTCGGAGTCGGAGTTTAGACTCAAAATCTGATGATTGCAGTGTGATTAATAAGAGTCGAGGGAAAATTGGATATGGTGGAGGGGTAAGCAATGAGATAGTTCGGTCTAATTCGAATGGTAGGCGTGGTGGGAGTGTTGTAGAGAGGGAAATTGTTAGTAGCAGAGGAAGAACCTCTGGTGGTAGTGGTGGTAATTTTGTTGGTAGGAAAAATGTGGTTATGGATAGAGGGCCTGCTAAAATATATGCTGAAATTGAGGGTTTGGTGAATGGAAATGGACGATCGAATGTGAAATCGAATGGAAGGAGTAAGCGTTTCGTTAATAGGGGTTATGATGCAGACAACTTGGAGGTGGCAAGAGTGGCATTCAAGAATCTTGAGGATCCAAACAATGTTATCAGTAAAGCACACTTTTCACATAAAGAAATGGAGGAGAGAATCCAGAAGCTAGCCAAATT GCTGAATGGTGTGGATATCAACTTACCTGAATGGATGTTTTCTAAGATGATCAGAAGTGCAAAGCTCAAATTTAATGACTATTCTATAAGAAGGCTTATCACAATCTTAGGAAATCTCGGAAACTGGCAGAGAGTGATACAGGTCATCGAATGGCTTCAAAAGCGTGAGCGTTTCCAGTCCCATAAGCCAAG GCATGTATACTCTGCTGCTCTTGATGCACTTGGGAAGTTGAAGAGACCTGTGGAGGCACTAAATGTATTTCATGCAATGCAG CAAGAAATGTCCACATATCCTGACTTAGTAGCTTATCATAGTATTGCTGTTACTCTAGGACAAGCAGGGCACATGAAGCAACTCTTTGATGTGATTGATATTATGCGATCTCCACCAAAGAAGAAGTTCAATAAAGGAATATTTGAGAACTGGGACCCAAGGCTGGAACCCGATATCATAGTCTATAATGCA GTTCTTAATGCATGTGCTAAGTGGAAACAGTGGGAAGGAGCATTTTGGGTTTTACAGCAGTTAAAGAAGCAGGGCATACAACCTTCTGCTGCAACATATGGCCTAGTTATGGAG GTGATGTTTTCATGTGGCAAGTACAACTTGGTTCATGAATTTTTCAGAAAACTTCAGAAATCATCTATTCCCAATCCATTGACATATAGAG TTCTTGTGAATACATTTTGGAAAGAGGGAAAAATGGACGAGGCTGCATCGGCTGTTCGTGAAATGGAAAGACGTGGAATTGTTGGTTCTGCTTCTCTTTATTATGATCTAGCTCGATGCCTATGTGCAGCTGGTAGAAGTCGCGAGGCACTGATGCAG ATAGACAAGATATGTAAGGTTGCAAATAAACCACTGGTAGTGACCTACACTGGCTTGATGCAAGCATGTCTAGACTCTGGAAAAATTCAAGACGGAGCTTACATTTTTGAGAAAATGAAGGACGTTTGTGCTCCAAATCTGGTTACTTACAACATAATGCTGAAAGCTTACATTGAACATGGGATGTTTCAAGAAGCTAAAGAGTTATTTGAGCAAATGTTAGAAAACACAAATCATCTGAGTAGAAAAGATGATTACAAAATGCGAGTGATACCAGATATATACACATTCAATACCATATTAGATGCATGTGCTGCTGAGAAAAGATGGGATTATTTTGACTATGTTTACCAGAGGATGCTGTACCAGGGTTATCACTTCAATCCAAAACGACATCTTCGATTGGTACTGGAGGCTTCAAGAGCTGGAAAG GAAGAACTATTAGAGATAACATGGAAGCACTTGGCCGTCACAGATCGAATTCCACCAGTTTCTGTAATCAAGGAGAGATTCTGTACAAAGCTTGAGAATGATGACTATGTTGCTGCTCTCAAATGCATCACCAGTCACACACCAAAAGACTTCGAACCATTTTCGAAGTCGTCGTGGTTGAATCTATTCAAAGAAAATTCTCATCGGTTTCGGAAGGATACAGTTGTTAGACTAATGAATGCAGCTAGCAATTTAATTTCCAATAATAGTGTGCCAAATCCAGCACTTGTGTGTTTAGTTCAATCATGCAATGAATTTTGTTTTGCCACTGATCTCAGTGCAGCTGACATGGATTCAGTGAACAATGTATTTGTTTTAGAAAGCAAATAG